In bacterium, a genomic segment contains:
- the tpiA gene encoding triose-phosphate isomerase, whose product MQRRKLFVANWKMNKTVSESIRCATELKNLLSGKQEHEVVICPPFTSLSALELVLQEVSVFTGAQNMHALDSGAFTGEVSPRMLVDVGCDYVILGHSERRQMYAENEESLSKKIKAALDHGLIPIYCVGESDEQNQAGQSFDVIEQQLQNALRGLSHAEGFRLVVAYEPIWAIGTGRSASPDWADKIHAFIREKLAVIFTKDVANSLRILYGGSVNQDNIGLLMDQENIDGALVGGASLDAKHFTSIVKYGDK is encoded by the coding sequence ATGCAGAGAAGAAAACTATTTGTTGCCAATTGGAAAATGAACAAAACGGTATCAGAATCCATCCGTTGTGCCACAGAGTTGAAAAATTTATTATCTGGTAAGCAAGAGCATGAAGTCGTTATTTGTCCGCCATTTACAAGCCTATCTGCCTTAGAGCTTGTTTTACAAGAAGTTTCTGTTTTTACAGGTGCTCAAAATATGCATGCCTTGGATTCTGGGGCCTTTACTGGAGAAGTGTCGCCTAGAATGTTGGTTGATGTCGGCTGTGATTATGTTATTCTGGGACACAGTGAACGGCGACAAATGTATGCCGAAAATGAAGAGAGCTTAAGTAAGAAAATCAAGGCTGCTCTAGATCATGGCTTGATTCCAATTTATTGTGTCGGCGAAAGTGATGAACAAAATCAAGCTGGTCAAAGTTTTGATGTAATTGAACAACAGTTGCAAAATGCTTTACGGGGCTTAAGTCATGCAGAAGGCTTTAGATTGGTGGTTGCTTATGAGCCAATTTGGGCTATTGGTACAGGAAGGTCGGCAAGCCCAGATTGGGCAGATAAAATACATGCCTTTATCAGGGAAAAACTTGCGGTAATCTTTACAAAGGATGTAGCCAACAGCTTAAGAATCCTGTATGGAGGTTCTGTAAACCAGGATAATATTGGTTTATTGATGGATCAAGAGAATATAGACGGTGCATTGGTCGGCGGAGCGAGTTTAGATGCCAAACATTTTACAAGCATTGTCAAATATGGAGATAAGTAG
- the secG gene encoding preprotein translocase subunit SecG, which translates to MIGLVSFVHIAVCLLLIVIVLLQHGKGADAGAALGGGQSGVFGARGAASFLSKVTTSCAVIFMLTSLSLVYFSSQEANQTVFDGTEATTSSEALEEATESAATGIAQDAEEVAEDVKAAGKEVVDAGSTAADEVSEKAKVVVDKTVEASKETAKEVKETVTKTVNEAAKKVEEATDTEKK; encoded by the coding sequence ATGATAGGATTAGTATCGTTTGTGCATATTGCAGTGTGTTTGTTGTTAATAGTTATTGTATTGCTGCAACACGGAAAAGGTGCCGATGCCGGTGCAGCCTTGGGTGGTGGACAGTCAGGGGTGTTTGGTGCAAGAGGAGCAGCAAGCTTTTTAAGTAAAGTGACAACAAGCTGTGCTGTTATATTTATGTTGACCAGTTTGAGTTTGGTTTATTTTTCATCGCAAGAGGCCAATCAAACCGTTTTTGATGGTACAGAAGCAACAACATCCAGTGAAGCCTTAGAGGAAGCAACAGAAAGTGCAGCAACGGGTATTGCGCAGGACGCAGAAGAAGTTGCAGAGGATGTTAAAGCAGCAGGTAAAGAAGTTGTTGATGCAGGGAGTACAGCAGCGGATGAAGTGTCTGAAAAAGCCAAAGTTGTTGTTGATAAAACAGTTGAAGCAAGTAAAGAAACTGCAAAGGAAGTTAAAGAAACAGTAACAAAAACAGTCAATGAAGCTGCAAAAAAAGTGGAAGAAGCAACTGATACAGAAAAAAAATAA
- a CDS encoding acetyl-CoA C-acetyltransferase: MTQEVCIVSAVRTPIGSFLGSLTSLTAPQLGAKAISAAVEKAGINKDQIDEVIMGNVLTAAIGQAPARQAAIFAGLPKHIPCTTIGKVCGSGLKSVMMASQAIRCGDAHVVVAGGMESMSNAPHAMHMRQGQKLGHSKIIDTMLHDGLWDVYNDFHMGQAGELCAKEKNISREQQDAYAKSSYERAQKASNEGLFKDEIVPIEIQQRKETITVDRDEDIDKAKFDKFATLRPAFDKEGTITAANASNINDGAAAVVLASKEWCEKNNVPYLAIIEGSTQAAREPQWFTMAPADAVNALHQKLSWNKDDVDAYEINEAFSLVSLAVSEQLGLDLAKVNPRGGAVAMGHPIGASGCRILVTLLHHLKQNKLKKGIASLCIGGGEAVALAVHMQ; the protein is encoded by the coding sequence ATGACACAGGAAGTATGCATCGTCAGCGCAGTAAGAACCCCTATTGGAAGTTTTTTAGGGTCATTGACCTCTTTAACCGCACCGCAATTGGGTGCAAAAGCTATTTCCGCTGCGGTTGAAAAAGCGGGAATCAATAAAGATCAAATTGATGAAGTCATTATGGGCAATGTGCTGACAGCAGCTATTGGCCAAGCGCCAGCGAGACAAGCTGCTATTTTTGCAGGTCTCCCTAAACATATTCCGTGTACTACCATTGGTAAAGTTTGCGGCTCTGGTCTAAAATCAGTCATGATGGCTAGTCAAGCTATTCGTTGTGGTGATGCCCATGTGGTTGTTGCAGGAGGTATGGAAAGTATGTCCAATGCACCTCACGCCATGCATATGCGTCAAGGGCAAAAACTGGGACACAGCAAAATTATCGATACCATGTTGCATGATGGTTTATGGGATGTTTACAATGATTTTCATATGGGTCAAGCTGGAGAGTTGTGTGCCAAAGAAAAAAACATCAGTCGTGAGCAGCAAGATGCCTATGCCAAAAGTAGTTATGAACGCGCGCAAAAAGCTAGCAACGAGGGTTTGTTTAAAGATGAGATTGTTCCCATAGAGATTCAGCAAAGAAAAGAAACGATTACTGTAGATAGAGACGAAGATATTGATAAAGCCAAATTTGATAAATTCGCCACATTAAGGCCGGCCTTTGATAAAGAGGGTACAATAACAGCTGCCAATGCCTCTAACATCAATGACGGAGCAGCGGCAGTGGTTTTAGCCAGTAAAGAATGGTGTGAGAAAAATAATGTTCCTTATCTGGCCATAATTGAAGGAAGTACACAAGCTGCCCGTGAACCACAGTGGTTTACCATGGCGCCAGCAGACGCAGTAAATGCTTTACATCAAAAATTATCGTGGAATAAAGATGATGTGGATGCTTATGAAATCAATGAAGCCTTTTCTTTGGTTTCCCTGGCGGTGAGCGAACAGCTTGGTTTAGATTTAGCCAAAGTCAATCCAAGAGGCGGTGCTGTAGCCATGGGTCACCCTATTGGCGCCAGTGGTTGCAGAATCTTGGTCACGCTTTTACATCACTTAAAGCAAAACAAGCTTAAAAAAGGTATTGCCAGCTTATGCATTGGCGGCGGCGAAGCAGTGGCTTTGGCTGTTCACATGCAGTAG
- a CDS encoding 3-hydroxybutyryl-CoA dehydrogenase: MMKIGVVGAGQMGSGIAQVAAAHDFDVVLYDVSEDRIAWGKNNIESSLSRLVKKEKISPENKNSIMAKVHTSTDIQAFADCGLVIEAATENETIKFEIFKSLDSITQKDCILASNTSSIPITKIAAQTSRPDKVIGMHFMNPVPIMKLVEVIRGLLTSDETYNTVIELSQKMSKETVAVEDFPGFLVNRILCPMINEAVFALESGIAKAEDIDTAMKLGTNQPMGPLELADFIGLDTCLYIMEVLHTGLGEDKFRPAPLLRKYVQAGLLGRKSGRGFYTYEGK, from the coding sequence ATGATGAAAATAGGGGTTGTTGGAGCTGGACAAATGGGTTCAGGTATTGCGCAAGTTGCAGCTGCGCATGATTTTGATGTGGTTTTGTATGATGTTAGTGAAGATAGAATTGCCTGGGGAAAAAACAATATTGAAAGCAGTTTAAGCCGTTTGGTGAAAAAAGAAAAAATTTCTCCTGAGAATAAAAATTCTATTATGGCCAAGGTGCATACAAGTACAGATATACAAGCCTTTGCCGACTGTGGCTTGGTGATTGAAGCCGCAACAGAAAATGAAACCATCAAGTTTGAAATTTTTAAATCGCTTGATTCAATTACCCAAAAAGACTGTATTTTGGCCAGTAATACCTCCTCTATTCCCATCACCAAGATTGCTGCGCAAACCAGTAGGCCTGATAAAGTCATTGGCATGCACTTTATGAACCCCGTTCCCATTATGAAATTGGTGGAGGTCATTCGCGGCTTGCTTACATCTGATGAAACCTACAATACAGTCATTGAGTTATCGCAAAAAATGAGCAAAGAAACCGTAGCCGTGGAAGATTTTCCGGGCTTTTTGGTCAATAGAATCTTATGCCCTATGATCAATGAAGCTGTCTTTGCTTTAGAGAGCGGTATTGCCAAAGCTGAAGACATTGACACGGCAATGAAATTAGGCACCAATCAACCCATGGGTCCTTTAGAATTGGCGGACTTTATTGGCCTGGATACCTGCCTCTATATCATGGAAGTTTTGCATACTGGCTTAGGAGAAGATAAATTTAGACCCGCACCCTTATTAAGAAAATACGTACAGGCTGGCTTATTGGGTAGAAAGTCTGGACGCGGCTTTTACACTTATGAGGGGAAATAA
- a CDS encoding enoyl-CoA hydratase-related protein, with the protein MSVILKEHNQGQVTLTFNRPEALNALNQEVLETLLEHLRTIAQDKSIGVVCLKGAGDKAFIAGADIKAMSALTQDEAKKLAALGQSIGYALETMPQITVACVDGFALGGGCEMAMACDLIYASDKAKFGQPEVNLGVIAGFGGTQRLPRAIGIVKAKELLFTGKMIGAEEAKRLGLVCDVFLANDFDTEVQKVVDQMLAKGPRALSLTKKAIDQGYALDIKEGCDLERDLFASCFETAEQQEGMEAFINKRKAVFQR; encoded by the coding sequence ATGTCGGTTATTTTAAAAGAACACAATCAAGGTCAGGTTACTTTAACTTTTAATCGACCTGAAGCACTCAATGCTTTGAATCAAGAAGTTTTAGAGACTTTGCTTGAACATTTAAGAACAATTGCTCAAGATAAAAGTATTGGTGTTGTTTGCTTAAAAGGAGCTGGAGATAAAGCTTTTATTGCCGGAGCAGACATCAAAGCCATGTCAGCTTTAACACAAGATGAAGCTAAGAAACTAGCAGCTTTAGGTCAGTCTATTGGTTATGCCTTAGAAACCATGCCACAAATTACTGTGGCCTGTGTGGATGGTTTTGCTTTGGGCGGTGGTTGTGAAATGGCCATGGCCTGTGATTTGATTTATGCCTCTGATAAAGCCAAGTTTGGTCAACCTGAAGTGAACTTGGGTGTGATTGCGGGCTTTGGTGGAACCCAACGTTTACCCAGAGCCATTGGAATTGTTAAAGCCAAAGAGCTTTTGTTTACCGGAAAAATGATAGGCGCAGAGGAAGCCAAACGCTTAGGATTGGTTTGTGATGTGTTTTTGGCAAATGATTTTGATACTGAAGTGCAAAAGGTTGTGGACCAGATGTTGGCTAAGGGGCCAAGGGCTTTGAGCTTGACCAAAAAAGCTATTGACCAAGGCTACGCTTTAGACATTAAAGAAGGGTGTGACCTGGAAAGAGACTTGTTTGCCTCTTGTTTTGAAACTGCAGAACAACAAGAAGGCATGGAAGCATTTATCAATAAAAGAAAGGCAGTGTTTCAGCGATGA
- a CDS encoding acyl-CoA dehydrogenase has product MNFELTTEQQEIRNLVRDFAEKELRPIIKKTDQEHCFPAEQVKQLGEMGLMGVCIPTEYGGAGMDPVSYAIVIEELARVCPSTSVITSVNNSLVSEVIKNFGTEEQKQKFLIPLAKGEHLGAYCLTEPQSGSDAGNQKTIAVREGDDYIINGAKNWITNGPQSDTLILFCLTQPELGNKGITAFIIPTTTQGVEIGKDEDKMGIRGSGTCTISFNEVRVPVTQRLGEEKEGFKIAMMTLDNGRIGIGAQALGIAQAALEEAVKYSKERKQFDQSLSQFQGIRWMLADMATDVESARLMVYQAAYKKWKNQNYSKYSAMAKLFASEASSRVCNQALQIHGGYGYIKEYPLERFLRDARITEIYEGTSEIQRLVIANRLIKEYA; this is encoded by the coding sequence ATGAACTTTGAATTAACGACAGAACAACAAGAAATAAGAAATTTAGTCCGTGACTTTGCAGAAAAAGAACTGCGACCCATTATTAAAAAAACAGATCAAGAGCATTGTTTTCCTGCAGAACAAGTGAAACAGTTGGGTGAAATGGGCTTAATGGGCGTGTGTATTCCAACAGAGTACGGGGGGGCAGGGATGGATCCTGTTTCTTATGCTATTGTGATAGAGGAGTTGGCCAGAGTATGTCCGTCTACATCCGTGATAACATCTGTGAACAATTCATTGGTTTCTGAAGTGATCAAAAATTTTGGCACAGAAGAACAAAAGCAAAAGTTCTTGATTCCTCTAGCCAAAGGCGAACACTTAGGGGCTTATTGCTTAACTGAACCGCAATCCGGTTCAGACGCGGGCAATCAAAAGACGATTGCGGTGCGTGAAGGTGATGATTACATTATTAACGGTGCTAAAAACTGGATTACCAATGGCCCACAAAGTGATACCTTGATTTTATTTTGTCTAACCCAACCGGAGTTAGGCAATAAGGGCATCACCGCTTTTATTATTCCTACAACAACTCAGGGCGTAGAGATTGGAAAAGACGAAGATAAAATGGGGATTAGAGGATCGGGTACTTGTACCATAAGTTTCAATGAAGTCCGTGTGCCTGTTACCCAGCGCTTGGGAGAAGAAAAAGAAGGTTTTAAAATAGCCATGATGACTTTGGACAATGGCCGTATTGGTATTGGCGCCCAAGCTTTAGGGATTGCGCAAGCAGCTTTAGAAGAAGCTGTTAAATATTCTAAAGAAAGAAAGCAGTTTGATCAGAGTTTAAGTCAATTTCAAGGCATTCGTTGGATGTTGGCCGATATGGCAACGGATGTTGAGTCTGCACGCTTGATGGTTTATCAAGCAGCCTATAAAAAGTGGAAAAATCAAAACTATTCCAAGTATTCGGCTATGGCCAAGCTTTTTGCATCTGAAGCTTCTTCAAGGGTGTGCAATCAAGCTTTACAGATTCATGGTGGATACGGATATATTAAAGAATATCCTTTGGAGCGTTTTTTGCGAGATGCAAGAATTACAGAAATCTATGAAGGTACCAGTGAAATCCAACGCTTGGTGATTGCCAATCGCTTGATTAAAGAGTATGCATAG
- a CDS encoding methylmalonyl-CoA mutase family protein, with amino-acid sequence MADDKTKSLKQAFADWESNELAKVLEKRPERQEEFYTLSDKPVKRLYTPLDNENLDLEKDLSLPGQYPYTRGVHETMYRGKLWTMRQFAGFGTAKDTNKRFRYLLSQGQTGLSVAFHMPTIMGYDSDHDRSRGEVGKTGVSIDTLEDMETLFEGIPLDEVTTSMTINAPATILYAMYLAVAEKQGVPWTKVRGTTQNDILKEYIAQKSWIYPPKPSMRLIVDMMEFSSKEVPGWNTISISGYHIREAGSTAAQELAFTLADGIAYVQAGIERGMDVDDFAPRLSYFFNAHNDFFEEIGKFRAARRIWARTMKERFGAKNPKSLMCRFHTQTAGCSLTAQQPYNNVVRTTMQALSAVLGGTQSLHTNSLDETLALPTEETARLALRTQQVIAEESGVASTIDPLGGSYFVEAMTDSIEKDALAYIEKIDAMGGMIEAIEKGYPQREIGNSAYKFQKQVERGEKTVVGVNKYLVDEEEDIPTLVVDEKVEAEQIENVKRIKQSRDNAKVEESLRNLNAASKTQENLMPYIIEAVRNYASLGEICDVFRENFGEYHDPKWL; translated from the coding sequence ATGGCTGATGATAAAACCAAAAGTTTAAAACAAGCCTTTGCTGACTGGGAAAGCAATGAGCTTGCAAAAGTTTTAGAAAAACGTCCTGAACGGCAAGAAGAATTCTATACTCTATCAGACAAGCCGGTCAAGCGTCTGTACACACCATTAGATAATGAAAATCTCGACTTAGAAAAAGATTTGTCTTTGCCTGGTCAGTATCCATACACGCGCGGTGTGCATGAAACCATGTACAGAGGCAAGTTGTGGACCATGCGTCAGTTTGCCGGTTTTGGTACAGCTAAAGATACCAATAAACGTTTTAGATATCTATTAAGCCAAGGACAAACGGGTCTTTCTGTTGCATTTCATATGCCCACCATTATGGGCTATGACTCTGATCATGACCGTTCTCGTGGAGAAGTTGGAAAAACAGGGGTATCAATTGATACCTTGGAAGATATGGAAACATTGTTTGAAGGGATTCCCTTGGATGAAGTAACCACTTCCATGACCATCAATGCCCCAGCAACAATTTTGTATGCCATGTACCTGGCGGTTGCAGAAAAACAAGGGGTTCCTTGGACGAAAGTGCGTGGGACAACCCAAAACGATATTTTAAAAGAATACATTGCACAAAAATCATGGATTTATCCACCCAAACCTTCCATGCGATTAATTGTGGATATGATGGAGTTTTCCAGTAAAGAGGTACCGGGTTGGAACACCATTTCAATTTCTGGCTACCATATCCGTGAAGCCGGCTCTACCGCAGCTCAAGAGTTAGCCTTTACTTTGGCAGATGGTATTGCATATGTACAAGCTGGTATTGAAAGAGGAATGGATGTTGATGACTTTGCGCCACGTTTGTCTTACTTTTTTAATGCCCACAATGATTTTTTTGAAGAAATTGGAAAGTTCAGAGCGGCAAGAAGAATTTGGGCACGGACCATGAAAGAACGTTTTGGTGCCAAGAACCCAAAGAGTTTAATGTGCAGGTTTCACACCCAAACAGCGGGCTGCTCTTTAACAGCTCAGCAGCCTTACAACAATGTGGTTAGAACCACCATGCAGGCCTTATCAGCGGTTTTAGGTGGAACCCAGTCTTTGCATACCAATTCTTTGGATGAAACCTTGGCCTTACCTACAGAAGAAACGGCAAGGCTGGCTTTAAGAACTCAGCAAGTGATTGCTGAAGAGTCTGGCGTAGCTTCAACCATAGATCCTTTAGGCGGTAGCTATTTTGTAGAAGCCATGACCGATAGTATTGAAAAAGATGCTTTGGCTTATATCGAAAAAATTGATGCCATGGGTGGTATGATAGAAGCCATTGAAAAAGGTTACCCGCAACGTGAAATTGGCAACTCTGCTTACAAGTTTCAAAAACAGGTGGAACGGGGTGAAAAAACAGTTGTTGGCGTGAACAAATATTTGGTTGATGAAGAAGAAGATATTCCTACCTTGGTGGTGGATGAAAAAGTAGAAGCTGAGCAAATTGAAAACGTTAAGCGTATTAAGCAAAGCAGGGATAATGCAAAGGTGGAAGAAAGTTTGCGTAACTTAAATGCAGCCAGCAAAACCCAAGAAAACTTAATGCCGTATATTATTGAGGCTGTTCGCAATTATGCGTCTTTGGGTGAGATTTGTGATGTGTTTAGAGAAAACTTTGGTGAGTACCACGATCCTAAGTGGTTGTAG
- a CDS encoding cobalamin B12-binding domain-containing protein, with protein MSQLRILVAKPGLDGHDRGAKVVARALRDAGFEVIYTGLHQTPQMIVDAAVDEDVDAVSMSVLSGAHMFLFPEVIKLLKEKNASDIAVFGGGIIPDEDIPKLYEQGVAKIFTPGVSLEEITTWVRENVKSTKGIS; from the coding sequence ATGAGTCAGTTAAGAATATTGGTGGCCAAACCCGGTCTTGATGGTCATGATAGAGGGGCTAAAGTTGTTGCAAGAGCGCTTAGAGACGCTGGATTTGAAGTGATTTACACCGGCTTGCATCAAACCCCACAAATGATTGTGGATGCAGCGGTTGATGAGGACGTTGATGCAGTGAGTATGTCCGTCTTGTCTGGGGCGCATATGTTTTTGTTTCCTGAAGTCATAAAGTTACTGAAAGAAAAAAATGCCAGTGATATTGCTGTTTTTGGTGGTGGTATTATTCCTGACGAAGATATTCCTAAGCTGTATGAACAAGGTGTAGCTAAAATATTTACTCCAGGGGTTTCTTTAGAAGAAATAACAACTTGGGTAAGAGAGAATGTAAAATCAACGAAAGGAATAAGTTGA
- a CDS encoding acyl-CoA dehydrogenase family protein yields MDFDLNENHKMIQNMVREFAQNEIKPGAAERDESREFPMEICKKLGELGLMGLTVEEKFGGSEMDVTSFAIVVEEVAKVDGSVALTIASHNGLCCGHISLAGNDEQKQKYLPKLASAEHLGAWCLTEPDSGSDALAMKTTATLDGDDYIINGSKMFITQGSVAQTYVVITNTIIEGEDKGPSAFVVERNSSGLTPGKPEDKLGLKSSDTASVSFDNVRVSKANLLGEVGQGFKDALKILDKGRVVIGAMALGLGKAALEEATKYSIERTAFGKPISKFQAIQWKLADAATELEVADVLLKRASSLHDQKKYAKKESSMAKLYASEAAWRACNMAIQVHGGYGYVSEYPVERFYRDVKLCEIGEGTSQIQREVISREILK; encoded by the coding sequence ATGGATTTCGATCTCAATGAAAATCACAAAATGATTCAAAATATGGTTCGTGAGTTTGCCCAAAATGAAATTAAACCAGGCGCTGCAGAGCGTGATGAGAGTAGAGAGTTTCCCATGGAAATTTGTAAAAAGTTGGGTGAATTGGGTTTGATGGGTCTGACCGTGGAAGAAAAGTTTGGTGGTTCAGAGATGGACGTTACTAGTTTTGCCATTGTAGTAGAAGAAGTAGCCAAAGTAGATGGTTCTGTGGCTCTGACAATTGCATCACACAATGGTTTGTGTTGCGGACATATCAGTCTTGCAGGTAATGATGAGCAAAAACAAAAGTACTTGCCAAAACTTGCTTCAGCAGAGCACTTGGGGGCATGGTGTTTGACTGAACCGGATTCAGGATCTGATGCACTGGCCATGAAAACAACCGCAACTTTGGATGGTGATGATTATATTATTAATGGCTCTAAAATGTTTATTACCCAAGGGTCCGTTGCGCAAACGTATGTTGTGATTACAAATACAATCATTGAAGGTGAAGATAAAGGTCCTTCTGCATTTGTTGTGGAAAGAAATAGTAGTGGTCTCACACCGGGTAAGCCAGAAGATAAACTAGGGTTAAAATCAAGTGATACAGCCTCAGTCAGTTTTGATAATGTCAGGGTGTCTAAGGCTAACCTTTTAGGAGAAGTGGGACAAGGGTTCAAAGATGCTTTAAAAATTTTGGACAAAGGAAGAGTTGTCATTGGTGCCATGGCTTTAGGTTTAGGTAAAGCGGCTTTGGAAGAAGCCACCAAGTACTCCATTGAAAGAACTGCTTTTGGTAAACCTATTTCCAAATTTCAAGCCATACAGTGGAAACTGGCAGATGCTGCGACAGAGCTTGAAGTTGCCGATGTTTTATTGAAAAGAGCATCGAGCTTACATGATCAAAAAAAATACGCTAAAAAAGAATCCTCCATGGCCAAACTGTATGCTTCAGAAGCAGCTTGGAGAGCGTGTAATATGGCGATTCAAGTGCATGGCGGCTATGGTTATGTTTCTGAATATCCGGTAGAGCGTTTTTATAGAGATGTGAAACTGTGCGAGATTGGTGAAGGAACCAGTCAAATTCAAAGAGAAGTTATTTCTAGAGAAATCCTCAAGTAG
- a CDS encoding MotA/TolQ/ExbB proton channel family protein, which translates to MTETLVQAYNYLAKGGPVMILIGLCSIVAVAIVIERYLALKKTVIFPKPMMRSFNESMRKKDWQSIAQLSQVYDVPLTRLSSLVLSHGNSNYQQKKDAVEMQGRLELEGLEKNLNLLGSIASISPLLGLLGTVTGMIKTFAAIKLVGVGDPLELSAGISEALLNTAAGLLVAIPAYVLHRHFYKKIDHYGLKLEELSQSLLNNFKTKENDTSVQDNKHKKES; encoded by the coding sequence ATGACAGAAACTTTAGTACAAGCTTATAATTACTTGGCCAAAGGTGGGCCAGTTATGATTTTAATTGGCTTGTGTTCTATTGTTGCTGTGGCCATTGTGATTGAAAGATATTTAGCTCTAAAAAAAACAGTTATTTTCCCAAAGCCCATGATGCGATCCTTTAATGAAAGCATGCGCAAAAAAGACTGGCAAAGTATTGCTCAATTGTCTCAAGTTTACGATGTTCCCTTAACACGCTTAAGTTCTTTGGTCTTAAGCCATGGCAATAGTAATTACCAACAAAAAAAAGATGCTGTAGAAATGCAGGGACGCTTAGAGCTTGAAGGCTTGGAAAAAAATTTAAATCTTCTGGGCAGTATTGCCAGTATTTCACCTTTATTAGGCTTATTAGGAACCGTAACCGGGATGATTAAGACCTTTGCAGCAATTAAGCTGGTAGGTGTTGGTGACCCTTTAGAGCTTTCTGCCGGTATTTCAGAGGCATTATTAAACACAGCCGCTGGCTTATTGGTAGCGATTCCTGCATATGTTTTGCATCGTCACTTTTACAAAAAAATTGATCATTATGGATTAAAACTTGAAGAATTGTCACAAAGTTTGTTGAATAATTTTAAGACCAAGGAAAATGACACCTCAGTGCAAGACAATAAGCACAAAAAAGAATCATGA
- a CDS encoding biopolymer transporter ExbD — MKFRQTSNKLRDVEISLTPLIDLFLNILVFFLISTSFSQNKWIQINLPKTESGEVSTENKILAIALDNNNGVFLNKEKISQDSLIETLSRQQDKSIPVILAADELAAHGKVMQILDQIKLAGLNNISVLSTE, encoded by the coding sequence ATGAAGTTTAGACAGACAAGTAATAAATTGAGAGATGTGGAAATATCGTTAACCCCGTTGATTGATTTGTTTTTAAATATTTTGGTTTTCTTTTTGATCTCTACATCTTTTAGTCAAAACAAATGGATTCAAATTAATTTACCCAAGACTGAGTCTGGAGAAGTATCAACAGAGAACAAAATACTAGCGATAGCGCTAGATAATAACAACGGAGTTTTTTTAAATAAAGAGAAAATCAGTCAGGATTCTCTTATTGAGACTTTAAGCCGTCAGCAAGACAAGTCTATACCGGTTATTTTAGCTGCAGATGAATTGGCAGCACATGGAAAAGTTATGCAAATTCTTGATCAAATAAAACTAGCAGGTTTAAATAATATTAGTGTATTGAGCACGGAATAA